One window of the Burkholderia ubonensis subsp. mesacidophila genome contains the following:
- a CDS encoding NAD(P)/FAD-dependent oxidoreductase, whose product MQNFYEATVSRQPYPQLTDTVDTQVCIVGGGLAGLCTALGLVERGVRDVVVLDGERVGYGASGRNGGFVFGGYSLDNADLLRTLGRDEGRRLYRLTVDAVDLIRARIARYGIDCDIVDRGVMLANWFDDPSRLDGLRTLMKTEFNVDWEPVATDALRARLKTARYHGGLFEPNAFHFHPLKYVLGVAAAAARGGARIYEQSAALGIARDGAGYVVRTAHGAVRAKDVVFAGGGYARGVSPRIERAVLPIATYVIATEPLGARLADAIDAPYAIYDTRFAFDYYRPLQDTRILWGGRISVLDRGPDAIARLLKRDLARVYPQLADAKVDYAWGGLMSYARHKMPQIGRDADGVWHAIAFGGHGMAPTTVAGETLAAALAGERPVPEGFAAFGLTRTFGLAGLAAAQLTYTAYQARDALAAYRH is encoded by the coding sequence ATGCAGAATTTCTACGAAGCCACCGTTTCCCGCCAGCCCTATCCGCAACTGACCGACACCGTCGACACGCAGGTCTGCATCGTCGGCGGCGGCCTCGCCGGCCTGTGCACCGCGCTCGGACTCGTCGAGCGCGGCGTGCGCGACGTCGTCGTGCTCGACGGCGAACGGGTCGGCTACGGCGCGTCCGGCCGCAACGGCGGCTTCGTGTTCGGCGGCTACAGCCTCGACAACGCGGACCTGCTGCGCACGCTCGGCCGCGACGAAGGGCGCCGCCTGTACCGGCTGACCGTCGACGCGGTCGACCTGATCCGCGCGCGCATCGCGCGCTACGGCATCGACTGCGACATCGTCGACCGCGGCGTGATGCTCGCGAACTGGTTCGACGATCCGTCGCGGCTCGACGGGCTGCGCACGCTGATGAAGACCGAATTCAACGTCGACTGGGAGCCGGTCGCAACCGACGCGCTGCGCGCACGGCTGAAGACCGCGCGCTATCACGGCGGCCTGTTCGAGCCCAACGCGTTCCATTTCCATCCGCTCAAGTACGTGCTTGGCGTCGCCGCGGCCGCGGCGCGCGGCGGCGCGCGCATCTACGAACAGTCGGCCGCGCTCGGCATCGCCCGCGACGGCGCGGGGTACGTCGTGCGCACCGCTCACGGCGCGGTGCGCGCGAAGGACGTCGTGTTCGCGGGCGGCGGCTACGCGCGCGGCGTGTCGCCGCGCATCGAGCGCGCGGTGCTGCCGATCGCGACCTACGTGATCGCGACCGAGCCGCTCGGCGCGCGCCTTGCCGATGCGATCGACGCACCGTATGCGATCTACGACACGCGCTTCGCGTTCGACTACTACCGTCCGCTGCAGGACACGCGGATCCTGTGGGGCGGCCGGATCTCGGTGCTCGACCGCGGCCCGGACGCGATCGCGCGCCTGCTCAAGCGCGACCTCGCGCGCGTGTATCCGCAGCTCGCGGACGCGAAGGTCGACTACGCGTGGGGCGGGCTGATGAGCTACGCGCGGCACAAGATGCCGCAGATCGGCCGCGACGCCGACGGCGTCTGGCACGCGATCGCGTTCGGCGGGCACGGGATGGCGCCGACCACGGTCGCGGGCGAAACGCTCGCCGCCGCGCTGGCCGGCGAGCGGCCGGTGCCGGAAGGCTTCGCCGCGTTCGGCCTGACCCGCACGTTCGGGCTCGCGGGCCTCGCCGCCGCGCAGCTCACGTACACCGCGTACCAGGCGCGCGACGCGCTCGCGGCATATCGCCACTGA
- a CDS encoding TetR family transcriptional regulator: MKTGSRAATSDSRAVPSDTRRKYDPEQTKRNILDVATQEFSAMGLAGARVDAIAERTNTTKRMLYYYFESKEGLYEAVLEKVYGDIRALEQELHVGDMEPLEGMRRLVEFTFDYHDKHRDFVRLVSIENIHGAKYLEQLKSFKNRNVSIIKTLEELLERGAASGAFRQDVDAFDLHLLISSFCFHRVSNRYTFGAAFGRDPSAPRLRARHRDTIAEAVLRYVAAA; the protein is encoded by the coding sequence ATGAAAACAGGAAGCAGGGCCGCCACGTCCGACAGCCGCGCGGTTCCGTCCGATACGCGGCGCAAATACGATCCCGAGCAGACCAAGCGCAACATCCTCGACGTCGCCACGCAGGAGTTTTCCGCGATGGGGCTCGCCGGCGCGCGCGTCGACGCGATCGCCGAGCGCACGAACACCACGAAGCGGATGCTCTACTACTACTTCGAAAGCAAGGAAGGCCTGTACGAGGCCGTGCTGGAGAAGGTCTACGGCGACATCCGCGCGCTCGAGCAGGAGCTGCACGTCGGCGACATGGAGCCGCTCGAAGGCATGCGTCGGCTCGTCGAGTTCACGTTCGACTATCACGACAAGCATCGCGATTTCGTTCGCCTCGTGTCGATCGAGAACATCCACGGCGCGAAGTATCTCGAGCAGCTCAAGTCGTTCAAGAACCGCAACGTCAGCATCATCAAGACGCTCGAGGAACTGCTCGAGCGCGGCGCGGCGAGCGGCGCGTTCCGCCAGGACGTCGACGCGTTCGACCTGCACCTGCTGATCAGTTCGTTCTGCTTCCATCGCGTGTCGAACCGCTACACGTTCGGCGCCGCGTTCGGCCGCGATCCGTCGGCGCCGCGCCTGCGCGCGCGGCATCGCGACACGATCGCCGAGGCCGTGCTGCGCTACGTCGCCGCCGCGTAG